The following coding sequences lie in one Actinomyces capricornis genomic window:
- a CDS encoding glycosyltransferase family 2 protein, giving the protein MSAASPAASTGPGRAGSEETTTPVTPATPVTAATPEDVGAPETAGVLENAGAPGPQAPTGQEAPRGVAVLVLDGAPQEVEATTASTRVVSSPADELHVCTTWGQGARRTEAPYALLLRAGDRLEPGSLRALEGFARARSAQVLTADRIEQGSIRRCPRFSLRLLEQLPYAGRALLVSTELLREVTGSGQEPSSAPSEGGAPEALGGATEWDLQLRLVDAAGVVEHCPVVAVNQASPVRAGTLADRLAAVRRHLERQGRSGETVRPGPTGLPRVLPRRPREHRVSVVVPTAFTRRDLADAGPRVLVEALVAALDQTTGGVDCEIVLVVDEAAPEAAIEACRALWHGPLRVARTRGGFNFSRAINAGVAEARGDVVLLLNDDIEPVRPGWIQDMLAALDLPGVGAVGARLLFDDGGIQHLGVVCPPTILPTHPRLHEPDDPTDPLAQADVEYLAVTGACLMYRRADHEAVDGWNEDLPLNFNDTDFCLRLAGRGTAIVCVNSVRLVHRESSTRQARTLDSEAAALAPWVDFMATDPHIEYWG; this is encoded by the coding sequence ATGAGCGCCGCCAGTCCCGCCGCCAGCACCGGCCCGGGCCGCGCCGGCAGCGAGGAGACCACCACACCGGTCACCCCCGCCACGCCGGTGACCGCGGCAACCCCCGAGGATGTGGGAGCCCCCGAGACCGCTGGAGTGCTCGAGAATGCCGGCGCCCCGGGCCCGCAGGCGCCCACCGGGCAGGAGGCCCCCCGCGGCGTCGCGGTCCTCGTCCTGGACGGGGCCCCCCAGGAGGTCGAGGCGACCACCGCCAGTACCCGCGTGGTGTCCTCGCCCGCCGACGAGCTGCATGTGTGCACCACCTGGGGGCAGGGCGCCCGGCGCACCGAGGCCCCCTACGCCCTGCTGCTGCGGGCCGGGGACCGCCTGGAGCCCGGCAGCCTGCGCGCCCTGGAGGGCTTCGCCCGGGCGCGCTCGGCCCAGGTCCTCACCGCCGACCGCATCGAGCAGGGCAGTATCCGCCGCTGCCCGCGCTTCTCCCTGCGCCTGCTGGAGCAGCTGCCCTATGCGGGGCGCGCCCTGCTGGTGAGCACCGAGCTGCTGCGCGAGGTCACCGGCTCGGGGCAGGAGCCCTCCTCCGCCCCGAGTGAGGGCGGCGCGCCCGAGGCACTGGGCGGTGCCACCGAGTGGGACCTCCAGTTGCGGCTGGTCGATGCCGCCGGCGTCGTCGAGCACTGCCCGGTGGTGGCCGTCAACCAGGCGAGCCCGGTGCGGGCCGGCACCCTGGCCGACCGCCTGGCCGCAGTCCGCCGCCACTTGGAGCGCCAGGGCCGCAGCGGCGAGACCGTGCGCCCCGGGCCCACGGGCCTGCCCCGGGTCCTTCCCCGCCGGCCGCGCGAGCACCGGGTCTCGGTGGTCGTGCCCACCGCCTTCACCCGCAGGGACCTGGCCGACGCCGGACCTCGCGTCCTGGTCGAGGCCCTGGTGGCCGCCCTGGACCAGACCACCGGGGGCGTGGACTGCGAGATCGTCCTCGTCGTCGATGAGGCCGCCCCCGAGGCGGCCATCGAGGCCTGCCGGGCCCTGTGGCACGGGCCCCTGCGCGTGGCGCGCACCCGTGGGGGGTTCAACTTCTCCCGGGCCATCAACGCCGGCGTGGCCGAGGCCCGCGGCGACGTCGTCCTGCTGCTCAACGACGATATCGAGCCCGTGCGCCCCGGCTGGATCCAGGACATGCTCGCCGCCCTCGACCTGCCGGGCGTGGGGGCCGTGGGGGCCCGCCTGCTCTTCGACGACGGGGGCATCCAGCACCTGGGCGTGGTCTGCCCGCCCACGATCCTGCCCACCCACCCCCGGCTCCACGAGCCCGACGACCCCACCGACCCCCTGGCGCAGGCCGATGTGGAGTACCTGGCGGTCACGGGCGCCTGCCTCATGTACCGTCGCGCCGACCACGAGGCCGTGGACGGGTGGAACGAGGACCTCCCGCTGAACTTCAACGACACCGACTTCTGCCTGCGCCTGGCCGGCCGGGGGACGGCCATCGTCTGCGTCAACAGCGTGCGCCTGGTGCACCGGGAGTCCTCCACCCGCCAGGCCCGGACCCTGGACTCCGAGGCCGCCGCGCTGGCCCCCTGGGTGGATTTCATGGCCACCGACCCCCACATCGAGTACTGGGGGTGA
- a CDS encoding phosphotransferase, whose translation MVPFVTSPAGTLTQPQFDVLYALLRAGAALTQRQIHESTGMSLGSVNTAVRECEALGHIAERAITDAGRRALEPYRVDNAVIMAAGLSRRFAPISYERPKGTLRVRGEVLVERQIRQLQEAGITDITLVVGYKKEYFFHLAEQLGVRIVVNDDYVTRNNNGSLWLVREELGNTYVCSSDDYFTVNPFDSHVYKAYYSAQYVEGPTQEWCLTTGPGGRITGAQVGGADAWTMLGHVYFDRAFSAAFRRILERVYHLPETLPKLWESIYIEHVKELDMVIRHYPAGVINEFDSVDEIRGFDPMFMENLDSEVFDNIAASLGCAKSEIQDFYPLKQGITNLSCHFSVAGREYVYRHPGIGTDKIVDRQAEIEALHLARDLGLDGTFLVGDPLKGWKISRFIPGAHNLDASSTHELSQAMTMARSLHQSGRTLSRSFDFIQEAARYEGLLQEHGPIDVPGYPELREKIMRLKTHADADGFPLVPSHNDFFPLNFLVDPRDGIHLIDWEYAGMSDVANDFGTMVVCAELSEERADEALGFYFGRTPTDVERRHFWSYVVFAGWCWYVWALVKAAEGDDAGEWLLIYYRHAANYVDALLASYDSGTTELPSPLDSHRLSTRSGS comes from the coding sequence ATGGTGCCTTTCGTGACCAGCCCAGCGGGCACGCTCACCCAGCCCCAGTTCGACGTCCTCTACGCCCTCCTGCGCGCCGGGGCCGCCCTGACTCAGCGCCAGATCCACGAGTCCACCGGCATGTCCCTGGGCAGCGTCAACACCGCGGTGCGCGAGTGCGAGGCGCTGGGCCACATCGCCGAGCGCGCCATCACCGACGCCGGCCGGCGGGCCCTGGAGCCCTACCGGGTGGACAACGCCGTCATCATGGCCGCCGGGCTCTCGCGCCGATTCGCGCCGATCTCCTACGAGCGCCCCAAGGGCACGCTGCGCGTGCGCGGGGAGGTGCTCGTCGAGCGCCAGATCCGCCAGCTCCAGGAGGCCGGGATCACCGACATCACCCTGGTGGTGGGCTACAAGAAGGAGTACTTCTTCCACCTGGCCGAGCAGCTGGGGGTGCGCATCGTCGTCAACGACGACTACGTCACCCGCAACAACAACGGCTCCCTGTGGCTGGTGCGCGAGGAGCTGGGCAACACCTACGTGTGCTCCTCGGACGACTACTTCACCGTCAACCCCTTCGACTCCCACGTCTACAAGGCCTACTACTCGGCTCAGTACGTCGAGGGCCCCACCCAGGAGTGGTGCCTGACCACCGGCCCCGGCGGGCGCATCACCGGCGCCCAGGTCGGCGGCGCCGATGCCTGGACGATGCTGGGCCACGTCTACTTCGACCGCGCCTTCTCCGCCGCCTTCCGCCGCATCCTGGAGCGGGTCTACCACCTGCCCGAGACGCTGCCCAAGCTGTGGGAGTCGATCTACATCGAGCACGTCAAGGAACTCGACATGGTCATCCGCCACTACCCGGCGGGGGTCATCAACGAGTTCGACTCGGTGGACGAGATCCGCGGCTTCGACCCCATGTTCATGGAGAACCTCGACTCCGAGGTCTTCGACAACATCGCGGCCTCCCTGGGGTGCGCCAAGTCCGAGATCCAGGACTTCTACCCGCTCAAGCAGGGCATCACCAACCTGTCCTGCCACTTCTCGGTCGCGGGCCGGGAGTACGTCTACCGCCACCCGGGCATCGGCACGGACAAGATCGTGGATCGCCAGGCCGAGATCGAGGCCCTGCACCTGGCCCGCGATCTGGGCCTGGACGGCACCTTCCTCGTCGGAGACCCGCTCAAGGGGTGGAAGATCTCCCGCTTCATCCCCGGCGCCCACAACCTCGACGCCTCCAGCACCCACGAGCTCTCCCAGGCCATGACCATGGCGCGCAGCCTCCACCAGAGCGGGAGGACCCTGTCGCGCAGCTTCGACTTCATCCAGGAGGCCGCCCGCTACGAGGGGCTGCTCCAGGAGCACGGCCCCATCGACGTCCCCGGCTATCCCGAGCTGCGCGAGAAGATCATGCGGCTCAAGACCCATGCCGACGCCGACGGCTTCCCCCTGGTCCCCAGCCACAACGACTTCTTCCCCCTGAACTTCCTGGTCGACCCCCGCGACGGCATCCACCTCATCGACTGGGAGTACGCCGGCATGTCCGACGTCGCCAACGACTTCGGCACCATGGTGGTGTGCGCCGAGCTGTCCGAGGAGCGCGCCGATGAGGCGCTCGGCTTCTACTTCGGCCGCACGCCCACCGACGTCGAGCGCCGCCACTTCTGGTCCTACGTCGTCTTCGCCGGGTGGTGCTGGTACGTGTGGGCCCTGGTCAAGGCCGCCGAGGGCGACGACGCCGGGGAGTGGCTCCTCATCTACTACCGCCACGCGGCCAACTACGTCGACGCCCTCCTGGCGTCCTACGACTCCGGCACCACCGAGCTGCCCTCCCCCCTGGACAGCCACCGACTGAGCACGAGGAGCGGATCATGA
- a CDS encoding sugar nucleotide-binding protein, translating to MTVQTAKPLGIETTPIPGFLRIDLTVHGDNRGWFKENWQREKMLALGLPDFGPVQNNISFNDETGVTRGIHAEPWDKYVSVATGRVFGAWVDLREGETFGAVYTCEIDPSVAVYVPKGVGNAYQTLEPGTAYTYLVNDHWSPEAQYTFLNLADETVAVPWPIPLSEAILSDKDRAHPRLEAVTPFPAAPTSSAAPDAPTAPAGRRVLVTGANGQLGRELMTRLPQAGFTATGVDLPEVDISDAAAMEATDWGAYDIIINAAAWTNVDGAETPEGRRLSWRANATGPANLARAAARHSLTLVHISSEYTFDGTAEIHTEDEDPSPLGVYGQSKAGGDAAVASAPRHYLVRTSWVVGEGKNFVRTMASLAERGVEPKVVADQVGRLTFTADLAEGIVHLLSTGAPWGTYNLSGEGEVVSWADVAKRVYELTGHSPESVTPITTEEYFAGQEVAPRPLCSTLDLSKIKATGFTPADSMRRLEDYVSSLVQKAGDRD from the coding sequence ATGACCGTCCAGACCGCCAAGCCCCTGGGCATCGAGACCACACCGATCCCGGGGTTCCTGCGGATCGACCTGACCGTCCATGGGGACAACCGGGGCTGGTTCAAGGAGAACTGGCAGCGCGAGAAGATGCTCGCCCTGGGCCTGCCCGACTTCGGCCCGGTGCAGAACAACATCTCCTTCAACGATGAGACGGGCGTGACCCGCGGTATCCACGCCGAGCCCTGGGACAAGTACGTCTCGGTGGCCACCGGCCGGGTTTTCGGGGCCTGGGTGGACCTGCGCGAGGGGGAGACCTTCGGGGCGGTCTACACCTGTGAGATCGACCCCTCCGTGGCCGTCTACGTGCCCAAGGGCGTGGGCAACGCCTACCAGACCCTGGAGCCGGGCACCGCCTACACCTACCTGGTCAATGACCACTGGTCCCCCGAGGCCCAGTACACCTTCCTCAACCTGGCCGACGAGACCGTGGCCGTGCCCTGGCCCATCCCGTTGAGCGAGGCGATCCTGTCCGACAAGGACCGCGCCCACCCGCGTCTGGAGGCGGTCACCCCCTTCCCCGCGGCCCCGACGTCGTCTGCTGCCCCTGATGCCCCGACGGCGCCCGCGGGCCGCAGGGTGCTGGTCACCGGAGCCAACGGCCAGCTGGGCCGCGAGCTCATGACCCGCCTGCCCCAGGCGGGCTTCACGGCCACCGGTGTGGACCTGCCCGAGGTGGACATCTCGGATGCCGCCGCCATGGAGGCCACCGACTGGGGCGCCTACGACATCATCATCAACGCCGCCGCCTGGACCAATGTCGACGGCGCCGAGACCCCCGAGGGGCGGCGCCTGTCCTGGCGGGCCAACGCCACCGGCCCGGCCAACCTCGCCCGCGCCGCCGCCCGCCACAGCCTGACCCTGGTGCACATCTCCAGCGAGTACACCTTCGACGGCACCGCCGAGATCCACACCGAGGACGAGGACCCCAGCCCGCTGGGCGTCTACGGCCAGTCCAAGGCCGGGGGCGACGCCGCCGTGGCCTCGGCCCCCCGCCACTACCTCGTGCGCACCTCCTGGGTGGTGGGCGAGGGCAAGAACTTCGTGCGCACCATGGCCTCCCTGGCCGAGCGTGGGGTGGAGCCCAAGGTCGTGGCCGACCAGGTCGGGCGCCTGACCTTCACCGCGGACCTCGCCGAGGGCATCGTCCACCTGCTGAGCACCGGCGCCCCCTGGGGCACCTACAACCTCTCCGGCGAGGGCGAGGTGGTCTCCTGGGCCGATGTGGCCAAGCGCGTCTACGAGCTGACCGGGCACAGCCCCGAGTCGGTCACCCCGATCACCACCGAGGAGTACTTCGCCGGCCAGGAGGTGGCCCCCCGCCCCCTGTGCTCCACCCTGGACCTGTCCAAGATCAAGGCCACCGGCTTCACCCCCGCCGACTCCATGCGCCGACTGGAGGACTACGTCTCCTCCCTCGTCCAGAAGGCCGGGGACCGTGACTGA
- a CDS encoding lipopolysaccharide biosynthesis protein codes for MRSDRPRAPEAAQLKRDYAWNAAASVSGSLALVVMLAVVNRAAGIEALGLYSLAIGIGQLFQTLGMYEVRAYHVTDVGHRFSFGTYLATRLVTVALMVLGIIANALWVSPTASTALLVIMVACLRVFDALEDVFLAEFQRAGRLDLGGRAATVRTAVTVGVFCLALALTRDLAASALVALPVSAAVMLLAFLPPARGLFACQPQWRARAIVGVLVQCLPLFVASFLAMYLVNAPRYAIAAHLDLRAQGCFAIIYMPAVTINLLSLLVFRPLLTPMAVHWARGELAAFTGRIHRGLATTGVAFLVVAAVAWPLGPWILEAVLGQDVRPLRAELMVLVAGGALNAAAVILYYALTTMRRQRLVLLGYALAAAASWALCRLLVPRSGLMGASAAYAASMGVLAAAFALCLLPASGIARGRVGQRWPTRHGLSRGR; via the coding sequence GTGCGCAGCGACAGACCCCGGGCACCGGAGGCAGCGCAGCTCAAGCGCGACTACGCGTGGAACGCGGCAGCCTCCGTGTCGGGCTCCCTCGCCCTGGTGGTCATGCTCGCGGTGGTCAACCGGGCGGCCGGAATCGAGGCCCTGGGGCTGTACTCCCTGGCCATCGGGATCGGCCAGCTGTTCCAGACCCTGGGCATGTACGAGGTGCGGGCCTACCACGTCACCGATGTGGGGCACCGCTTCAGCTTCGGCACCTACCTGGCTACCCGCCTGGTGACGGTGGCGCTCATGGTGCTGGGGATCATCGCCAACGCCCTGTGGGTCTCGCCCACCGCCTCCACCGCCCTGCTGGTCATCATGGTGGCCTGCCTGCGGGTCTTCGATGCCCTGGAGGACGTCTTCCTCGCCGAGTTCCAGCGGGCCGGGCGCCTGGACTTGGGAGGGCGGGCCGCCACGGTGCGCACGGCGGTGACCGTGGGCGTCTTCTGCCTGGCCCTCGCGCTTACCCGGGACCTGGCCGCCTCCGCCCTCGTGGCGCTGCCGGTGTCGGCGGCGGTGATGCTGCTGGCCTTCCTCCCGCCGGCACGCGGGCTTTTCGCGTGCCAGCCCCAGTGGCGGGCGCGGGCCATCGTCGGGGTGCTCGTGCAGTGCCTGCCGCTGTTCGTCGCCTCCTTCCTGGCGATGTACCTGGTCAATGCGCCGCGCTACGCGATCGCCGCCCACCTGGATCTGCGCGCGCAGGGCTGCTTCGCGATCATCTACATGCCCGCGGTGACCATCAACCTGCTCTCCCTGCTGGTCTTCCGGCCCCTGCTCACGCCGATGGCGGTGCACTGGGCCCGGGGGGAGCTCGCGGCCTTCACCGGCCGGATCCACCGGGGTCTGGCCACCACGGGCGTGGCCTTCCTGGTGGTGGCCGCGGTCGCCTGGCCGCTGGGGCCGTGGATCCTGGAGGCGGTCCTCGGCCAGGACGTCCGCCCCCTGCGCGCCGAGCTCATGGTGCTGGTGGCCGGGGGCGCCCTCAATGCGGCGGCCGTCATCCTCTACTACGCGCTGACCACGATGCGTCGCCAGCGCCTGGTCCTCCTGGGCTATGCGCTGGCCGCCGCCGCCTCCTGGGCCCTGTGCCGCCTGCTGGTGCCCCGCAGCGGGCTCATGGGGGCCTCCGCCGCCTACGCCGCCTCCATGGGGGTGCTGGCCGCCGCCTTCGCGCTCTGCCTGCTGCCGGCGTCGGGGATCGCCCGGGGGCGCGTGGGCCAGCGCTGGCCCACGCGCCACGGGCTGAGCAGGGGGCGCTGA
- a CDS encoding glycosyltransferase family 4 protein, giving the protein MKLAIITNTYPPRTGGLELHVHNLAQGLVEQGHTVRVLTISQDGAPASRRDGRVTVLTGRSHLPVADVISFPSLGTTRRMAGYLAAEGIEVVSTHTRFFPMSLVGLRAARRAGIPVIHTEHGSGFVASTSPVIAAGSRTVDLTWGRYVLRRADRVLAVSPQAADFVTRLSGVGAEVFYNAITPPVAGVVHGDRPAHLVFVGRVVDGKGWDTFLEAVAALRRGGLEVDGELLGDGADLALARRRAKDLGLEGVVDIPGRVPAAQVRERLDGATLVNPTVLSEGFQTTLLEAIAEGGRVVTFEVPGAQLLRESGAPVAICPERTTTSLVATLREFLAAPPPSAVPDLITPWTWPVRAQQYSRIAQEVLDGAR; this is encoded by the coding sequence ATGAAGCTCGCCATCATCACCAACACCTACCCTCCCCGGACCGGCGGGTTGGAGCTCCATGTCCATAACCTCGCCCAGGGGCTGGTGGAGCAGGGCCACACGGTCCGTGTCCTGACGATCTCCCAGGACGGCGCCCCCGCCTCTCGCCGCGATGGCCGAGTGACCGTCCTGACCGGGCGCTCCCACCTGCCTGTGGCCGATGTCATCAGCTTCCCCTCCCTGGGCACCACCCGCCGCATGGCCGGCTACCTGGCCGCCGAGGGCATTGAGGTGGTCTCCACGCACACCCGCTTCTTCCCCATGAGCCTGGTGGGGCTGCGGGCGGCCCGGCGAGCGGGCATCCCGGTCATCCACACCGAGCACGGCAGCGGCTTCGTGGCCTCGACCTCGCCGGTGATCGCGGCGGGCTCGCGGACGGTGGACCTGACCTGGGGCCGCTACGTGCTGCGCCGCGCCGACCGGGTCCTGGCGGTCTCCCCCCAGGCGGCGGACTTCGTCACGCGCCTGAGTGGGGTGGGGGCGGAGGTGTTCTACAACGCGATCACTCCGCCGGTGGCGGGCGTGGTGCACGGCGACCGGCCCGCCCATCTGGTCTTCGTGGGGCGGGTCGTTGACGGCAAGGGCTGGGACACCTTCCTGGAGGCGGTGGCCGCGCTGCGCAGGGGTGGGCTGGAGGTGGACGGGGAGCTGCTGGGCGACGGCGCCGATCTGGCCCTGGCGCGCCGGCGGGCGAAGGACCTGGGGCTGGAGGGCGTTGTCGATATCCCCGGGAGGGTGCCCGCCGCCCAGGTGCGCGAGCGCCTGGACGGGGCGACCCTGGTCAACCCGACGGTCCTGTCCGAGGGCTTCCAGACCACGCTGCTGGAGGCGATCGCCGAGGGCGGCCGGGTGGTGACCTTCGAGGTGCCCGGTGCGCAGCTGCTGCGCGAGTCGGGGGCGCCGGTGGCGATCTGCCCCGAGCGCACGACGACCTCACTGGTGGCCACCCTGCGCGAGTTCCTGGCCGCCCCGCCCCCTTCCGCCGTCCCCGATCTCATCACCCCCTGGACCTGGCCGGTACGGGCCCAGCAGTACAGCCGGATCGCCCAGGAGGTCCTCGACGGCGCCCGCTGA
- a CDS encoding DMT family transporter: protein MRFGIVSGCLWGLDTVVLGIALAMSPFLGAGQASLASALLHDAVSAIILLVYMRMRGRLGHTLEALRTRSGKAVMAGAIMGGPVGMSGYLIAINNIGPGYTAIISTFYPAVGTLLAFLLLKERMRPRQIVALMVALAAIVLIAWSSSTTQTGPSPIIGVVAALACVLGWGGEAVILAWGMRDDKVDNETALHIRQTTSGLAYILIVAPVAGIVGFSAQAALSPSMGMVFLASLAGAVSYLFYFKAIGQIGASRGMALNISYSAWAVVFALLLQGTVPTVLQVVCCVVILVGTVLAATPDWRDLRPGPPRSRTGAGARVLTH, encoded by the coding sequence ATGAGGTTCGGTATCGTCTCGGGCTGCCTGTGGGGGCTGGATACTGTGGTCCTGGGCATCGCCCTGGCGATGTCCCCCTTCCTGGGGGCCGGCCAGGCCTCCCTGGCCAGCGCCCTGCTGCACGACGCCGTCTCCGCCATCATCCTCCTGGTCTACATGCGGATGCGCGGGCGGCTGGGGCACACCCTGGAGGCCCTCAGGACCCGCAGCGGCAAGGCCGTCATGGCCGGCGCCATCATGGGCGGGCCGGTGGGGATGAGCGGCTACCTCATCGCCATCAACAACATCGGCCCCGGCTACACCGCCATCATCTCCACCTTCTACCCCGCCGTGGGCACGCTTCTGGCCTTCCTCCTGCTCAAGGAGCGGATGCGGCCCCGCCAGATTGTGGCGCTCATGGTGGCCCTGGCCGCCATCGTCCTCATCGCCTGGTCATCCTCGACGACGCAGACCGGCCCCTCCCCCATCATCGGGGTCGTCGCGGCCCTGGCCTGCGTCCTGGGCTGGGGAGGGGAGGCGGTCATCCTCGCCTGGGGGATGCGCGACGACAAGGTGGACAACGAGACGGCCCTGCACATCCGCCAGACGACGTCGGGGCTCGCCTACATCCTCATCGTCGCGCCCGTGGCCGGGATCGTGGGGTTCTCGGCGCAGGCCGCCCTGTCGCCCTCGATGGGCATGGTCTTCCTCGCCTCCCTGGCCGGCGCGGTGTCCTACCTGTTCTACTTCAAGGCCATCGGCCAGATCGGCGCCTCGCGGGGCATGGCCCTCAACATCTCCTACTCGGCCTGGGCCGTGGTCTTCGCCCTGCTCCTCCAGGGGACGGTGCCCACTGTCCTGCAGGTGGTGTGCTGCGTGGTCATCCTCGTGGGCACGGTGCTCGCGGCGACCCCCGACTGGCGCGACCTGCGCCCGGGGCCCCCGCGCAGCCGTACCGGAGCGGGAGCCCGGGTCCTCACCCACTGA
- a CDS encoding DUF2142 domain-containing protein has translation MTESPENPETTESPESTVHDSATATAEPSSTADSPGPARTALRRLAATHGPQHRSGRRSDRRRAGSRWALGLVLAAAVLATGLSWVVASPVGGSPDDDFHLGSIWCPRPVSSSGCATREHNGEVQVLVPSRVSETARCYAFHDDVPASCQGAVPEDSEIYSRRYDDGNYPKGYYRFHHLLIGDDVDTSALTMRAVNLLIAVGLLGAIGGAMPARLREQYSLAIILAWMPMGLYLVASNNPSSWALTGVLGYAAGMYGSLRSRGRRRWVLLGLALVGALLACACRGDSAFYLLVVSLALFIGLRWRRRVLLQAAVAAVVSAIGAWMMLGSGQSQAVVSSEPTSALSNGTRLKLIILTIPEYFGGFYGGDRWGAGWFDVPFDGPIAVMALGLAGIALFIGARTVGWRKLLSAGVLAGALVCLPAALSYTQGFESNYELQPRYLLPLLAPFLLVWLRQRSGERILSTPQAVLIVGLSCLAHAYALHRILLRYTHGLVNLGKDAAGWLPINLDFQPQWWWDIPISPMGVWAIGSLMYAVALICALLLARGLDAHGQEEPVEPADPRGGGGEGRQAGARAVDASAAGDPVVGGGAAAAVAAGTQDPGSREEGAEEAGAGGSVSGPITSSEGAEGSPDPGTGAAPAASSEPVEFSEGAPGQDSPPQGGRLAEDEARPVEPGEWADIEPQWDPMVIDPTTADSGPASVSSAACAAGAAG, from the coding sequence GTGACTGAGAGCCCTGAGAACCCCGAGACCACCGAGAGTCCTGAGAGCACTGTGCACGATTCCGCCACCGCCACCGCAGAGCCGTCCTCCACGGCCGATTCCCCCGGGCCCGCCCGCACCGCGCTGCGCCGGCTCGCCGCCACGCACGGCCCTCAGCACCGCTCCGGCCGGCGCTCCGACCGCCGTCGGGCGGGCTCCCGGTGGGCCCTGGGACTGGTGCTGGCCGCCGCGGTCCTGGCCACGGGCCTGAGCTGGGTGGTGGCCTCCCCGGTGGGCGGGTCCCCCGACGACGACTTCCACCTGGGGAGCATCTGGTGCCCGCGGCCGGTGTCCTCCTCGGGCTGCGCCACGCGCGAGCACAACGGGGAGGTCCAGGTACTGGTGCCCTCGCGCGTCTCGGAGACCGCCCGCTGCTACGCCTTCCACGACGACGTTCCCGCCTCCTGCCAGGGCGCGGTGCCCGAGGACAGCGAGATCTACTCGCGCCGCTACGACGACGGCAACTACCCCAAGGGCTACTACCGCTTCCACCACCTGCTCATCGGCGACGACGTCGATACCTCGGCGCTGACGATGCGGGCGGTCAACCTGCTCATCGCCGTGGGCCTGCTGGGCGCCATCGGTGGCGCCATGCCCGCGCGGCTGCGCGAGCAGTACAGCCTGGCGATCATCCTGGCCTGGATGCCCATGGGCCTCTACCTCGTGGCCTCGAACAACCCCAGTTCCTGGGCGCTGACCGGCGTGCTGGGCTACGCCGCGGGCATGTACGGCTCGCTGCGCAGCCGGGGCCGACGGCGCTGGGTGCTGCTGGGCCTGGCCCTGGTGGGCGCCCTCCTGGCCTGCGCCTGCCGTGGTGATTCCGCCTTCTACCTGCTCGTGGTCTCCCTGGCGCTGTTCATCGGCCTGAGGTGGCGCCGCCGGGTGCTCCTGCAGGCCGCGGTGGCGGCCGTGGTCAGCGCTATCGGCGCCTGGATGATGCTCGGCTCGGGGCAGTCCCAGGCGGTGGTCTCCTCCGAGCCCACCAGTGCGCTGTCGAACGGCACGCGCCTGAAGCTCATCATCCTGACCATCCCCGAGTACTTCGGGGGCTTCTACGGGGGCGACCGCTGGGGCGCGGGCTGGTTCGACGTGCCCTTCGACGGGCCGATCGCCGTCATGGCCCTGGGCCTGGCGGGCATCGCCCTGTTCATCGGTGCCCGCACCGTGGGCTGGAGGAAGCTGCTGTCGGCTGGGGTCCTGGCCGGCGCGCTGGTCTGCCTGCCCGCCGCGCTGTCCTACACGCAGGGCTTCGAGTCGAACTACGAGCTCCAGCCCCGCTACCTCCTGCCGCTGCTGGCCCCCTTCCTCCTTGTGTGGCTGCGCCAGCGCAGCGGGGAGCGGATCCTGTCCACCCCGCAGGCGGTGCTCATCGTGGGCCTGTCCTGCCTGGCTCACGCCTACGCCCTGCACCGCATCCTGCTGCGCTACACCCACGGCCTGGTGAACCTGGGCAAGGATGCCGCCGGATGGCTGCCCATCAACCTGGACTTCCAGCCCCAGTGGTGGTGGGACATCCCGATCTCGCCCATGGGAGTCTGGGCGATCGGCTCCCTCATGTACGCGGTGGCGCTCATCTGCGCCCTCCTGCTCGCCCGCGGCCTCGACGCCCATGGCCAGGAGGAGCCGGTGGAGCCCGCCGACCCGCGCGGTGGCGGCGGTGAGGGCCGGCAGGCCGGGGCGCGGGCAGTGGACGCCTCGGCTGCGGGCGACCCGGTGGTGGGCGGCGGTGCCGCGGCTGCGGTTGCCGCTGGAACCCAGGACCCCGGCTCCCGTGAGGAGGGGGCGGAGGAGGCCGGTGCCGGTGGCAGCGTGTCTGGTCCGATCACCTCGTCTGAAGGTGCCGAGGGCAGTCCTGATCCTGGTACCGGGGCCGCTCCGGCAGCCTCATCCGAGCCGGTTGAGTTCTCCGAGGGCGCACCGGGGCAGGACTCGCCGCCCCAGGGCGGCCGCCTGGCGGAGGACGAGGCCCGCCCGGTGGAGCCGGGGGAGTGGGCGGATATCGAGCCGCAATGGGACCCGATGGTCATCGACCCCACGACCGCCGACTCGGGGCCCGCCTCCGTCAGCTCGGCGGCCTGCGCGGCCGGCGCCGCCGGGTAG